One genomic window of Gracilinema caldarium DSM 7334 includes the following:
- the argJ gene encoding bifunctional glutamate N-acetyltransferase/amino-acid acetyltransferase ArgJ codes for MKQIQGGLCAPQGFRAGGVWCGIRKKNDKRDLALIVSDTVCTASGMYTTNKVKAASVLVTQEHLMKGQCQAIICNSGNANACTGEAGLDAARRMARAAGSALGIDPALVAVGSTGVIGVPLPVEKVEKAMPELLFVLSADYPGHSAALEAIMTTDTRKKEIALEFELDGKPVRIGAVAKGAGMIHPNMATMLSFITTDAAIAPAMLDSALRLAVRRSFNRVTVDGDTSTNDMVLILANGKAGNTPIEKDSANFQRFSAALEQVSINLARAIARDGEGATRLVTCTVKGAKDEECAEILAKSVVGSSLVKAACFGADANWGRILCAMGYSGADFEPDTVSVRFRSTAGEVAVCKGGASIPFSEELAKRVLSQEEIEILIDIINSGTSSATCWGCDLTYDYVKINGDYRS; via the coding sequence ATGAAACAGATACAGGGCGGCCTTTGTGCCCCGCAAGGCTTCCGTGCTGGAGGGGTATGGTGCGGTATCCGAAAAAAGAATGATAAACGGGATCTCGCCCTCATTGTATCCGATACGGTCTGTACCGCCTCAGGTATGTATACAACCAACAAGGTTAAGGCTGCTAGCGTACTGGTAACCCAAGAACATCTGATGAAAGGGCAGTGTCAGGCTATCATCTGTAATTCGGGCAATGCCAATGCCTGTACCGGCGAAGCAGGGCTCGATGCTGCTCGCCGCATGGCCCGGGCTGCAGGATCTGCCCTTGGAATCGATCCTGCTCTTGTTGCTGTGGGCTCTACTGGTGTTATTGGGGTTCCCCTGCCGGTGGAAAAGGTCGAAAAGGCCATGCCGGAACTCCTCTTTGTCCTTTCTGCCGATTACCCGGGCCATTCAGCGGCTCTGGAAGCAATCATGACCACCGACACCCGTAAAAAGGAAATAGCCCTGGAGTTCGAGCTTGACGGTAAACCGGTCCGCATCGGGGCTGTAGCCAAAGGCGCAGGGATGATACATCCCAACATGGCTACCATGCTGAGCTTTATTACCACCGACGCCGCCATAGCACCGGCCATGCTGGATAGTGCCCTGCGACTGGCGGTCCGCCGTTCCTTTAACCGGGTCACCGTCGATGGGGATACCAGTACCAACGATATGGTTCTTATCCTCGCCAACGGCAAAGCCGGAAATACTCCCATAGAAAAGGATTCTGCCAATTTTCAACGGTTTAGCGCCGCATTGGAACAGGTGAGCATCAACCTGGCCCGAGCTATTGCCCGGGATGGGGAAGGGGCTACGAGGCTTGTTACCTGCACCGTAAAGGGCGCAAAGGACGAAGAATGCGCCGAAATACTGGCCAAGTCCGTGGTCGGTTCAAGTCTGGTAAAGGCCGCCTGTTTTGGGGCCGATGCCAACTGGGGCCGCATTCTCTGTGCCATGGGGTATTCCGGCGCAGACTTTGAACCGGACACGGTGTCGGTCCGCTTTAGAAGCACCGCAGGAGAAGTTGCGGTCTGCAAGGGGGGCGCTTCAATACCCTTTTCAGAAGAACTGGCCAAGAGAGTCCTTTCGCAGGAAGAAATTGAAATACTCATCGATATAATCAATTCGGGGACCTCCAGCGCCACCTGCTGGGGCTGTGACCTGACCTACGACTATGTGAAAATAAACGGTGATTACCGCTCGTAA
- the argB gene encoding acetylglutamate kinase, translating to MKEFSVSNEDRAQVLIQALPYIQKFMGKTIVVKYGGNAMINEDLKSAVIQDVVLMACVGIRTVLVHGGGPEIEYMLRKIGKESRFVNGLRYTDEETMEIVQMVLAGKVNKDIVSLIQQAGGQALGLCGLDGGLLQARRLVSFEGDLGLVGDISTVKTAVLEDVLERGYIPVISTVAQGIDDAAGHALNINADTAAARIAADLGAEKLILMTDVRGILKDVKDPDSLLQEIQRSELDSLIKEGIVSKGMIPKVDCCRLALDAGVRKAHIIDGRIPHALLLELFTDEGIGTQVVNEGGTSHE from the coding sequence GTGAAGGAATTTTCTGTCAGTAACGAAGACCGGGCCCAGGTGCTTATCCAGGCATTGCCCTATATTCAAAAATTTATGGGCAAGACCATTGTGGTAAAGTACGGCGGGAACGCCATGATTAACGAGGACCTAAAGTCAGCGGTCATCCAGGATGTGGTCCTCATGGCCTGTGTGGGAATCCGAACGGTTCTGGTCCACGGCGGGGGCCCTGAGATTGAATATATGCTTCGGAAAATCGGTAAGGAAAGCCGTTTTGTGAATGGTCTCCGGTATACCGATGAAGAAACCATGGAAATTGTCCAAATGGTGCTGGCCGGAAAGGTAAACAAAGACATTGTTTCCCTGATACAGCAGGCCGGAGGCCAGGCTCTTGGACTCTGCGGTCTCGATGGGGGACTCCTTCAGGCCCGAAGGTTGGTTTCTTTTGAAGGAGACCTGGGCCTCGTGGGCGACATTAGCACCGTAAAAACCGCGGTTCTGGAGGACGTTCTGGAGCGGGGCTATATTCCTGTTATTTCTACCGTAGCCCAGGGAATTGATGATGCGGCTGGACATGCGCTGAACATCAACGCGGACACGGCTGCTGCCCGGATTGCCGCAGACCTTGGGGCGGAGAAGCTCATCCTCATGACCGATGTTCGGGGCATACTGAAGGATGTGAAGGACCCTGATTCACTCCTGCAGGAAATTCAACGTTCAGAACTCGATAGCCTTATTAAAGAAGGCATAGTCAGCAAGGGAATGATTCCCAAAGTAGACTGCTGCCGTCTTGCCCTGGATGCGGGGGTACGGAAGGCCCATATCATAGATGGCAGAATCCCCCATGCCCTGCTTTTGGAACTCTTTACCGATGAAGGTATTGGAACCCAGGTTGTAAATGAGGGCGGAACATCCCATGAATAG